The following DNA comes from Verrucomicrobiota bacterium.
TCCAGTTCCTCCAGGCGAGCCATCAGCAGGACATGGACGGCTGGCCTAACTACTGGCCCGGTCTGCCGCCGATGTGGTACGCCACTCACTGCGTTGGCCCAATGCTCGGTCTGACCAAAGCGACGGCGGAATATGTTTCGTGCTTTGGTTCGGGCACCATCCGCAAAGAACTGGTCAAGAAATATGGTTCGCCGTTCGCGGTGGAGACAGCGCACATCAAGTTCAAGAATTCCGACCTCAGCGCGCGCATCGTTCGCTCCCTCTTCGACACAGCCCGCCAGTATCGCGAAAGTATCGACGTTTATGGCTCGAAGAAATCCTTTGAGTGGACGCTCATCGAACACGAACCGCACGTGTTGCACACAGCAAAATTGCCGGAGCAAAAGATTCCGAAGAAGATCAAAGTGCCTGACTACGCGCATCTTTTGCCGAAGGGGATTCGTCCATTCACCACCAAAGGTGTCTATGACCTCGGCAAGAAAACGCACCTGAGCTTCGTTCAAGGCGCGGGCCACGGCGGTTCGCATCCACACCTGGCGCATGAGTTCATCATGTCGCTGATTGAGAAACGCGAGCCATTCCCGAATGCAAAGCAATCCGCCAACTGGACGTGCGTCGGTCTGTGTGCGCACCAATCCGCGCTCAAAG
Coding sequences within:
- a CDS encoding Gfo/Idh/MocA family oxidoreductase — encoded protein: MSKRKVNVAIIGLGFGAEFIPIYQRHAHANLYAICQRTKKKLDAIGDAFGIETRYTDFNELIKDPNIDAVHINSPIPDHGWQSIAALKAGKHVACTVPMATSIADCKKIVDLVRQTKKKYMMMETVVYAREFLYIKQLYDRGELGKIQFLQASHQQDMDGWPNYWPGLPPMWYATHCVGPMLGLTKATAEYVSCFGSGTIRKELVKKYGSPFAVETAHIKFKNSDLSARIVRSLFDTARQYRESIDVYGSKKSFEWTLIEHEPHVLHTAKLPEQKIPKKIKVPDYAHLLPKGIRPFTTKGVYDLGKKTHLSFVQGAGHGGSHPHLAHEFIMSLIEKREPFPNAKQSANWTCVGLCAHQSALKGGAIVRLPTFTH